From the Castor canadensis chromosome 9, mCasCan1.hap1v2, whole genome shotgun sequence genome, one window contains:
- the Mrps18c gene encoding small ribosomal subunit protein bS18m, whose amino-acid sequence MAAMVAACSGLGRKKLTHYVTAAVCLPDRGTRAVVWKRGCSQHKQVTSNEDLPIPMENPYKEPRKKCILCGKRVDYKNVQLLSQFISPFTGCIYGRHITGLCGKKQKEITKAIKRAQILGFMPVTYKDPAFLKDPKVCNIKYRE is encoded by the exons ATGGCAGCTATGGTTGCTGCTTGCAGTGGTCTGGGGAGGAAGAAGTTGACACACTATGTAACGGCTGCTGTCTGTCTTCCAGATCGTGGAACTCGCGCAG TGGTATGGAAAAGAGGTTGTTCACAACATAAACAGGTAACCAGCAATGAGGAcctg CCCATTCCAATGGAAAATCCTTATAAAGAACCTCGTAAGAAATGTATCTTGTGTGGGAAACGTGTAGATTATAAGAATGTGCAG CTTTTGTCccaatttatttctccatttacgGGATGCATTTATGGAAGACATATCACAG GTCTTTgtgggaagaaacagaaagaaataacaaaagcaattaaGAGAGCTCAAATACTGG GGTTTATGCCAGTTACATACAAGGATCCTGCATTTCTCAAAGACCCTAAAGTTTGTAACATCAAATACCGGGAATAA